One window of the Brevundimonas goettingensis genome contains the following:
- the cysE gene encoding serine O-acetyltransferase, whose translation MTQPKFEVIAGQETTGSSTWAQLRASAEEAARSEPHLGSLMNATILSHLDLANALSFQIARKIGDAELAQMSVREVCAFAFWSDPSIVAAAEADLRAVAERDPAIRSLLQPFLYFKGFQALQASRVAHWLWTQGRETLAFHFQSRISELFQIDIHPGATLGKGLFFDHGTGIVIGETAVVGDEVSMLHGVTLGGTGAERGDRHPKIGKGVLLGAGAKVLGNIQIGDYAKVASGSVVLKPVPSGCTVAGVPARLVNCPTGAEPARTMDHTLADVVYDFSI comes from the coding sequence ATGACCCAACCCAAATTCGAGGTGATCGCTGGCCAGGAGACGACGGGTTCGTCGACCTGGGCCCAGCTGCGCGCCTCGGCCGAGGAGGCGGCGCGCAGCGAGCCGCATCTGGGGTCGCTGATGAATGCGACCATCCTGTCGCACCTGGACCTGGCCAACGCCCTGAGCTTCCAGATCGCGCGCAAGATCGGCGACGCCGAACTGGCCCAGATGAGCGTGCGCGAGGTCTGCGCCTTCGCCTTCTGGTCCGATCCGTCGATCGTGGCGGCCGCCGAGGCCGACCTGCGGGCCGTCGCCGAGCGCGATCCGGCGATCCGGTCGCTGCTGCAGCCCTTCCTCTATTTCAAGGGCTTCCAGGCGCTGCAGGCGTCGCGTGTGGCCCACTGGCTGTGGACGCAGGGGCGCGAGACCCTGGCCTTCCACTTCCAGAGCCGCATCTCCGAACTGTTCCAGATCGACATCCATCCGGGCGCGACCCTGGGCAAGGGGCTGTTCTTCGACCACGGCACGGGCATCGTCATCGGCGAGACGGCGGTGGTCGGCGACGAGGTCTCGATGCTGCACGGCGTGACCTTGGGCGGGACCGGAGCCGAGCGCGGCGACCGCCATCCCAAGATCGGCAAGGGCGTGCTGCTGGGCGCCGGGGCCAAGGTCCTGGGCAATATCCAGATCGGCGACTACGCCAAGGTGGCCTCGGGCTCGGTGGTGCTGAAGCCCGTGCCGTCAGGCTGCACCGTCGCCGGGGTGCCGGCGCGGCTGGTCAACTGCCCGACGGGCGCGGAGCCGGCCCGGACGATGGATCACACCCTGGCCGACGTGGTCTACGACTTCTCGATCTAG
- a CDS encoding NUDIX domain-containing protein, with protein sequence MGAQPIPAWAEGLTPTPPWQDLGHEVVHQTPWMKVTEHKAIAPTGRAANYGVLRFQNIATGVLPIHPDGTVTLVGQARFARANYSWEMPEGGAPFGEDPLDAVKRELAEEAGLAAASWKLALKIEVSNSITDEIGYTWIAWDLTPVPIDPDPTEIMTIVRVPFLSLLHEIERGAILDSFTVATAYRAYHMAREGLLPGWLAHAMLTRV encoded by the coding sequence ATGGGTGCGCAACCGATCCCCGCCTGGGCAGAAGGCCTGACGCCGACGCCGCCGTGGCAGGATCTGGGGCATGAGGTCGTGCACCAGACGCCGTGGATGAAGGTGACCGAGCACAAGGCGATCGCTCCGACCGGGCGGGCGGCGAACTATGGCGTGCTGCGGTTCCAGAACATCGCCACCGGCGTGCTGCCGATCCATCCCGACGGGACCGTGACCCTGGTCGGACAGGCCCGGTTCGCGCGCGCCAACTATTCGTGGGAGATGCCCGAGGGCGGGGCGCCGTTCGGCGAGGATCCGCTGGACGCGGTCAAGCGCGAGCTGGCCGAGGAGGCGGGGCTGGCGGCGGCCAGCTGGAAGCTGGCGCTCAAGATCGAGGTGTCGAACTCGATCACCGACGAGATCGGTTACACATGGATCGCCTGGGATCTGACGCCCGTGCCGATCGATCCGGACCCGACCGAGATCATGACCATCGTGCGCGTGCCCTTCCTGTCGCTTCTGCACGAGATAGAGCGGGGGGCGATCCTCGACTCGTTTACGGTGGCGACAGCATATCGGGCGTACCATATGGCCAGGGAGGGGCTTCTGCCCGGCTGGCTGGCGCATGCCATGCTGACGCGGGTATAG
- a CDS encoding nitroreductase family protein: MTQFPKAADLGDLLPQPVRSQELLNRLSTRRSAPAQTLTVPGPNPEEVAEILRLGARTPDHGKLFPWRFVVMGPQTRADLAERLSALAVRQGLGGKAQAVLAKLTAAPVSILVISTAAPGPKPVWEQELSSGAVCMNIEHAADALGYAACWITDWYSYDAEALEILGVKPNEKVAGFIHIGTTAEAPLERVRPDLSTLTITLP; the protein is encoded by the coding sequence ATGACCCAATTTCCGAAAGCGGCCGATCTCGGCGACCTCCTGCCCCAGCCCGTCCGCTCGCAAGAGCTGCTGAACCGGCTCTCGACCCGCCGCTCGGCGCCCGCCCAGACCCTGACCGTCCCCGGCCCGAACCCCGAGGAAGTGGCGGAAATCCTCCGTCTCGGCGCCCGCACCCCCGACCATGGCAAGCTCTTCCCCTGGCGCTTCGTGGTCATGGGCCCCCAGACCCGCGCCGATCTGGCCGAACGCCTGTCGGCCCTCGCCGTCCGTCAGGGCCTCGGCGGCAAGGCCCAGGCGGTGCTGGCCAAGCTGACCGCCGCCCCCGTCTCCATCCTCGTCATCTCCACCGCCGCCCCGGGTCCCAAGCCCGTCTGGGAGCAGGAGCTGTCGTCCGGCGCCGTCTGCATGAACATCGAACACGCCGCCGACGCTCTGGGCTACGCCGCCTGCTGGATCACCGACTGGTACAGCTATGACGCCGAAGCGCTTGAAATCCTTGGCGTGAAGCCGAACGAAAAGGTCGCCGGCTTCATCCACATCGGCACGACCGCCGAAGCCCCGCTTGAACGCGTCCGTCCCGACCTTTCGACCCTGACCATAACCCTGCCCTGA
- a CDS encoding low affinity iron permease family protein, giving the protein MSSPLHRVMTTTVGALGHPASLVVLLICALVWRRVEPDSFDLHAVATLVAVAMTLIIQRGQNRDTAALQAKLDELILATEGARNELAGLDEESADDIEEIKAGA; this is encoded by the coding sequence ATGTCCAGCCCCTTGCATCGCGTCATGACGACCACCGTCGGCGCCCTCGGCCATCCCGCCAGTCTGGTGGTCCTGCTGATCTGCGCTCTCGTCTGGCGCAGGGTCGAACCCGACAGCTTCGACCTTCACGCTGTCGCGACCCTCGTCGCCGTCGCCATGACACTGATTATCCAGCGCGGCCAGAACCGCGACACGGCGGCGCTTCAAGCCAAGCTCGACGAGCTGATTCTGGCGACGGAGGGCGCCCGAAACGAACTCGCCGGCCTCGATGAGGAAAGCGCTGACGATATCGAAGAGATCAAGGCCGGAGCCTGA
- a CDS encoding AraC family transcriptional regulator, whose amino-acid sequence MDRLHELAALVRSRLGEGPQDGTAPVLLPGISILASDIVSDAQQIVYEPMLCVILEGAKQTTLGSETHAYRAGDYLVVSADLPVSGQVLTAPYLAVGVALDPATAAELLIETEGGLAADETPIRALAVSTMDAEMVDTVTRLVRLLDRPGDAAVLAPMIRRELLWRLMQGEHAAMVRQIAAVDGRLAQVKRAIRWIRTHFAEPMTIGGLAALSGMSETSLHRHFKAVTSMSPLQYQKQVRLQEARNRLLGQGGDVAGVGFAVGYDSPSQFSREYSRQFGRPPGRDLERLRADPALAAAV is encoded by the coding sequence ATGGATCGCTTGCACGAACTCGCCGCCTTGGTGCGGAGCCGACTGGGCGAAGGCCCGCAGGACGGAACCGCGCCGGTGCTGTTGCCCGGCATCAGCATCCTGGCCAGCGACATCGTCTCGGACGCGCAGCAGATCGTCTATGAGCCCATGCTGTGCGTCATTCTGGAGGGCGCGAAACAGACGACCCTGGGCAGCGAGACTCATGCCTATCGGGCGGGCGACTATCTGGTGGTCTCGGCCGATCTGCCGGTCAGCGGGCAGGTGCTGACGGCGCCCTATCTGGCCGTCGGGGTGGCGCTGGATCCCGCGACGGCGGCAGAGCTGCTGATCGAGACCGAGGGCGGTCTGGCGGCGGACGAGACCCCGATCCGGGCGCTGGCGGTCAGCACCATGGACGCCGAGATGGTGGATACGGTGACGCGGCTGGTGCGGCTGCTGGACCGGCCCGGCGATGCGGCGGTGCTGGCCCCGATGATCCGGCGCGAGCTGCTGTGGCGGCTGATGCAGGGCGAGCACGCGGCCATGGTGCGCCAGATCGCGGCGGTCGACGGGCGGCTGGCCCAGGTCAAGCGGGCGATCCGCTGGATCCGCACCCATTTCGCCGAGCCGATGACCATCGGCGGGCTGGCGGCCCTGTCGGGGATGAGCGAGACGTCGCTGCACCGCCATTTCAAGGCCGTGACCTCGATGAGCCCGCTGCAGTACCAGAAGCAGGTGCGGTTGCAGGAGGCGCGCAACCGGCTGCTGGGGCAGGGCGGCGACGTGGCGGGCGTCGGCTTCGCTGTCGGCTATGACAGCCCCAGCCAGTTCAGCCGCGAGTACAGCCGCCAGTTCGGCCGGCCGCCGGGCCGAGACCTTGAGCGGCTGAGGGCCGACCCGGCGCTGGCGGCGGCGGTCTAG
- a CDS encoding oxidoreductase, translating into MTTAPKTWFITGAARGLGAAIARAVLDAGDNVVVAGRNRDALIKVVGPDSDRVLSVALDVADLTQAQPAVDAALARFGRIDVLVNNAGYGHLGLFEETTAADAQAQYDTNVFGLMSVTRAVLPSMRANRSGRIFNLSSIGGIAGGESGALYCASKFAVEGFSESLAQEVARFGIQVTIVEPGFFRTDFLEPTSVKHGTVPIADYAEAAEALKTFYDGRSRNQAGDPAKLGQALVTLADAPQQPVRWAAGTDGFNIVQAKIASLQAELDAWKALTLSTDGDFDFRPENATGAWA; encoded by the coding sequence ATGACCACAGCCCCCAAAACCTGGTTCATCACCGGCGCAGCCCGCGGCCTCGGCGCCGCCATCGCCCGCGCCGTCCTCGACGCCGGCGACAATGTCGTCGTCGCCGGACGCAACCGCGACGCCCTGATCAAGGTCGTCGGTCCGGATTCCGATCGCGTCCTCTCGGTCGCCCTTGACGTCGCCGACCTGACGCAGGCTCAGCCCGCCGTCGACGCCGCCCTCGCCCGCTTCGGCCGGATCGACGTCCTCGTGAATAACGCTGGCTACGGCCACCTCGGCCTGTTCGAGGAGACCACCGCCGCCGACGCCCAGGCCCAGTACGACACCAATGTCTTCGGCCTGATGTCCGTCACTCGCGCCGTCCTGCCCTCCATGCGCGCCAACCGCTCGGGCCGGATCTTCAACCTCTCCTCCATCGGTGGCATCGCCGGCGGCGAAAGCGGCGCCCTGTACTGCGCCTCGAAGTTCGCGGTCGAGGGCTTCTCGGAATCCCTGGCTCAGGAGGTCGCCCGCTTCGGCATTCAGGTGACCATCGTCGAGCCCGGCTTCTTCCGCACCGACTTCCTTGAGCCGACCTCGGTCAAGCACGGCACTGTTCCCATCGCCGACTATGCCGAGGCTGCCGAGGCCCTGAAGACCTTCTACGACGGCCGCAGCCGCAACCAGGCGGGCGACCCGGCCAAACTGGGCCAGGCCCTCGTCACCCTCGCCGATGCCCCGCAGCAGCCGGTCCGCTGGGCCGCCGGAACCGACGGCTTCAACATCGTCCAGGCCAAGATCGCCAGCCTTCAGGCCGAGCTCGACGCCTGGAAAGCCCTGACCCTCTCCACCGACGGCGACTTCGACTTCCGGCCGGAGAACGCCACCGGGGCCTGGGCCTAA
- the queF gene encoding preQ(1) synthase: MTTDTSGLHQLGQQTVQPTSPETAVLERVPNPHSDTLYLARFTAPEFTSLCPVTGQPDFAHIVIDYAPGEWLVESKSLKLYLTSFRNHGAFHEDCTVAIGRKLADLLQPKWLRIGGYWYPRGGIPIDVFWQTGAPPEGLWLPDQGVPTYRGRG; the protein is encoded by the coding sequence ATGACCACAGACACCTCCGGCCTGCATCAGCTGGGCCAGCAAACCGTCCAGCCGACCAGCCCCGAAACCGCCGTGCTGGAGCGGGTGCCCAACCCGCATTCGGACACCCTGTACCTGGCCCGGTTCACGGCGCCGGAGTTCACCAGCCTGTGCCCCGTCACGGGCCAGCCGGACTTCGCCCACATCGTCATCGACTATGCCCCGGGTGAGTGGCTGGTCGAGTCCAAGAGCCTGAAGCTCTATCTGACCAGCTTCCGCAACCACGGCGCCTTTCACGAAGACTGCACCGTCGCCATCGGCCGCAAGCTGGCCGACCTGCTGCAGCCGAAGTGGCTGAGGATCGGCGGCTACTGGTATCCGCGCGGCGGCATCCCCATCGACGTCTTCTGGCAGACGGGCGCGCCGCCCGAGGGCCTGTGGCTGCCCGACCAGGGGGTGCCGACCTACCGCGGGCGGGGCTAG
- a CDS encoding NAD(P)H-dependent flavin oxidoreductase — protein sequence MAIPASLQKGLKLPVIEAPMFLVSGPDLVVECCNAGVIGTFPSLNQRTTEGYRDWLVEIKSRLNDDAAAFGVNHIVHGSNERLMADLAVTVEHKVPLVITSLGAVKDLVDAVHGYGGVVFHDIANVRHAKNAAKAGVDGLILVANGAGGHAGIVNPFALVNEVREFFKGTIILSGCLSNGQDVAAALMMGADFAYMGTRFINTTEAMASDGYKAMIIDSGATDIVHTPAVSGIPANFMIKSLEANGIDPKTLPEHKLDMGEEARAWKTVWSAGQGAGTVHDVVPAAELVARLRSEYAVASAAFATKVGVA from the coding sequence ATGGCCATCCCCGCTTCCCTCCAGAAGGGCCTCAAACTGCCGGTCATCGAGGCGCCGATGTTCCTCGTCTCCGGGCCCGACCTGGTGGTCGAGTGCTGCAACGCGGGCGTCATCGGCACCTTCCCCTCGCTGAACCAGCGCACCACCGAGGGCTATCGGGACTGGCTGGTCGAGATCAAGTCGCGCCTCAACGACGACGCCGCGGCCTTCGGGGTCAACCACATCGTCCACGGCTCCAACGAGCGTCTGATGGCCGATCTGGCGGTGACGGTGGAGCACAAGGTGCCGCTGGTCATCACCTCCCTCGGCGCCGTCAAGGATCTGGTCGACGCGGTCCACGGCTACGGCGGCGTGGTCTTCCACGACATCGCCAACGTCCGCCATGCGAAGAACGCGGCCAAGGCGGGCGTCGACGGCCTGATCCTGGTCGCCAACGGCGCGGGCGGCCACGCCGGCATCGTCAACCCCTTCGCCCTGGTCAATGAGGTGCGGGAGTTCTTCAAGGGGACCATCATCCTGTCGGGCTGTCTGTCGAACGGCCAGGACGTCGCCGCCGCCCTGATGATGGGCGCCGACTTCGCCTATATGGGCACCCGCTTCATCAACACGACCGAGGCCATGGCGTCCGACGGCTACAAGGCGATGATCATCGACTCGGGCGCGACCGACATCGTCCACACTCCAGCGGTCTCGGGCATCCCGGCCAACTTCATGATCAAGTCGCTGGAAGCCAACGGCATCGATCCCAAGACCCTGCCCGAGCACAAGCTGGACATGGGCGAGGAGGCCCGGGCCTGGAAGACCGTCTGGTCCGCCGGTCAGGGCGCGGGCACGGTCCACGACGTGGTCCCGGCCGCCGAACTGGTCGCCCGCCTGCGCAGCGAGTACGCTGTGGCCTCGGCCGCCTTCGCCACGAAGGTCGGCGTCGCCTGA
- a CDS encoding TorF family putative porin — MTRLLAFIALATGLAASPALGQTSTGAHSVQSGGGSQTHGERPHLLWPRGDWAFSMGAGTDNRSKDASKSLGDPYVSASADWEGEGGLFYAGAGAETIDAGGSDLQLEAFIGMQPELAGFDLDLSVTRQWRIDADPGADADNWEITANVSRSIGKASGRLQFQTSPDGAGATGRWTWVEARLGWTFTDRLKGTAAIGRREQQDSVDYTGWNAGVTWSMSRHLDLDLRWYDTNADPGASEAQYGSALVAAVNYAF; from the coding sequence ATGACTCGCCTTCTCGCCTTCATCGCCCTCGCCACCGGGCTCGCCGCCTCCCCCGCCCTGGGCCAGACCTCGACGGGCGCCCACAGTGTCCAGTCCGGCGGCGGCAGCCAGACCCACGGCGAGCGCCCTCACCTGCTTTGGCCCCGCGGCGACTGGGCCTTCAGCATGGGGGCCGGAACGGACAACCGCTCCAAGGACGCCTCCAAGTCGCTGGGCGATCCCTATGTCTCCGCCTCGGCCGACTGGGAGGGCGAAGGCGGTCTGTTCTACGCCGGAGCCGGGGCCGAGACGATCGACGCCGGCGGCTCGGACCTCCAGCTCGAAGCCTTCATCGGTATGCAGCCGGAGCTTGCGGGCTTCGACCTCGACCTGTCCGTGACGCGCCAGTGGCGGATCGACGCCGATCCGGGCGCCGACGCCGACAACTGGGAGATCACCGCCAACGTCAGCCGCTCCATCGGCAAGGCCAGCGGCCGGCTGCAGTTCCAGACCTCGCCGGACGGCGCCGGCGCTACGGGCCGCTGGACCTGGGTTGAGGCCCGCCTCGGCTGGACCTTCACCGACCGCCTCAAGGGCACGGCCGCCATCGGCCGCCGCGAGCAGCAGGACTCGGTCGACTACACCGGCTGGAACGCCGGGGTGACCTGGTCCATGAGCCGTCACCTCGACCTCGACCTGCGCTGGTATGACACCAACGCCGACCCGGGCGCCTCTGAAGCGCAGTACGGCTCGGCCCTTGTCGCCGCCGTCAACTACGCCTTCTGA
- a CDS encoding cystathionine gamma-synthase, producing the protein MADLKNSQGFSTRAIHAGQRPDPTTGAVMTPIYATSTYAQESPGVNKGYEYARGKNPTREAFEACIADLEGGVQAFGFASGMAATSTALELLDAGSHIVTGDDLYGGSWRLFERVRRRSMGLDFAYVDLSDIAAVEAAITPKTKMLWVETPTNPLMKIADIAALSKVAKAHGLLLIVDNTFATPFCQQPLALGADVVMHSATKYLNGHSDIIGGVLVAGNDDVAKELKFLQNSVGGVMGPFDAFLANRGLKTLGLRMKAHCENAMAVARWLEDREGVQKVIYPGLVSHPQHALAASQMKGFGGMVTVLIDGDLERTKRVLESVRVFTLAESLGGVESLVNHPAIMTHASVPREVREAGGVTDNLIRLSVGVEDVEDLIADLDQALSV; encoded by the coding sequence ATGGCCGACCTCAAGAACTCCCAAGGCTTCTCGACCCGGGCCATCCACGCCGGCCAGCGGCCCGACCCCACGACGGGCGCCGTGATGACGCCGATCTACGCCACCTCGACCTATGCCCAGGAGAGCCCGGGCGTGAACAAGGGCTATGAGTACGCGCGCGGCAAGAACCCGACGCGGGAGGCGTTCGAGGCCTGTATCGCCGACCTGGAGGGCGGGGTTCAGGCCTTCGGTTTCGCCAGCGGCATGGCGGCGACCTCGACGGCGCTGGAGCTGCTGGACGCCGGGTCGCACATCGTCACCGGCGACGACCTGTACGGCGGCTCCTGGCGGCTGTTCGAGCGGGTGCGCCGGCGCTCGATGGGGCTGGACTTCGCCTATGTCGACCTGTCGGACATCGCCGCAGTCGAGGCGGCCATCACGCCCAAGACCAAGATGCTGTGGGTCGAGACACCGACCAACCCGCTGATGAAGATCGCGGACATCGCCGCCCTGTCGAAGGTCGCCAAGGCCCACGGCCTGCTGCTGATCGTCGACAACACCTTCGCCACCCCCTTCTGCCAGCAGCCGCTGGCCCTGGGCGCCGACGTCGTCATGCACTCGGCGACCAAGTACCTGAACGGGCACTCGGACATCATCGGCGGGGTGCTGGTGGCGGGCAATGATGACGTCGCCAAGGAGCTGAAGTTCCTGCAGAACTCGGTCGGCGGGGTGATGGGGCCGTTCGACGCCTTCCTGGCCAACCGGGGGCTGAAGACCCTGGGCCTCCGGATGAAGGCCCACTGCGAGAACGCCATGGCCGTGGCCCGCTGGCTGGAGGACCGCGAGGGGGTGCAGAAGGTCATCTATCCAGGTCTGGTCAGCCATCCGCAGCATGCTCTCGCGGCCAGCCAGATGAAGGGCTTCGGCGGGATGGTGACGGTGTTGATCGACGGCGATCTGGAGCGGACCAAGCGGGTGCTGGAGAGCGTCAGGGTCTTCACCCTGGCCGAGTCGCTCGGTGGGGTGGAGAGCCTGGTCAACCACCCGGCCATCATGACCCACGCCAGTGTGCCGAGGGAGGTCCGCGAGGCCGGGGGCGTCACCGACAACCTGATCCGCCTGTCCGTGGGCGTGGAGGACGTCGAGGACCTGATCGCCGACCTGGATCAGGCGCTGTCTGTCTGA
- a CDS encoding dienelactone hydrolase family protein: protein MRRRELLGAAGVLTVAGPVLAQTPPPVDGVTTERVAYQSNGKTIRAIAFRPGANANGAGVVYIHGSGGMGLDQLAFARQFAVDGYLALAPTYLDAAEDDVVRREPTMEAWRDCARDGIEWLIGQSVDRRRTGVVGYSLGSYIAVDGALGDSRASAAIAVCGGWDVYIPRHPTRRIPVLILRSERDRVVSPASTQRWRQFLLDADVPVRVQVTRGAGHLMTAAQWSDVYTRSQTFFAEQLGVSSDRQEP from the coding sequence GTGAGGCGGCGCGAGCTTCTGGGCGCGGCCGGTGTGCTGACCGTGGCGGGCCCGGTGCTGGCGCAGACGCCGCCGCCCGTGGACGGGGTCACGACCGAGCGGGTCGCGTATCAGAGCAACGGCAAGACCATCCGGGCGATCGCCTTCCGGCCCGGCGCGAATGCCAATGGGGCCGGGGTGGTCTACATCCACGGCTCGGGCGGGATGGGGCTGGACCAGCTGGCCTTCGCGCGGCAGTTCGCGGTGGACGGCTATCTGGCCCTGGCCCCGACCTATCTGGACGCGGCCGAGGACGACGTCGTGCGGCGCGAGCCGACGATGGAGGCCTGGCGCGACTGCGCGCGCGACGGGATCGAATGGCTGATCGGGCAGAGTGTGGATCGCCGCCGGACCGGCGTCGTCGGCTATTCCCTGGGCTCCTACATCGCCGTGGACGGGGCGCTGGGCGACAGTCGGGCGTCGGCGGCCATCGCCGTCTGCGGCGGCTGGGACGTCTATATCCCGCGCCACCCCACGCGACGCATCCCGGTGCTGATCCTGCGCTCGGAGCGCGACCGGGTCGTCTCGCCCGCCTCCACGCAGCGCTGGCGCCAGTTCCTGCTGGACGCCGACGTGCCAGTGCGGGTGCAGGTGACGCGCGGCGCCGGCCATCTGATGACGGCGGCCCAGTGGTCCGACGTCTATACCCGCAGCCAGACCTTCTTCGCCGAACAGCTCGGCGTCTCTTCCGACAGACAGGAGCCGTGA
- a CDS encoding dienelactone hydrolase family protein, whose translation MDLTRRTGLGLLAASIAATAGGAPAWAQAAPRIATGTYPSGGEDITVVLFSPPTEGLPMAGAGILLLHGGGGAALEIRRWLEDATRLAARGYTVAFPAWFGADPEGRREGRGAFQRQAALDGFNWLATQPGVDPGRIGIIGFSRGGFMACELAVSDAPARAVVAIAAGGRREVEQILRKPPTLLILADGDPVVEPGVTRNWERTLRRAGVHVEVEVLDSDHHVPEPAEWRGIFDTAHRFLRDELRSGA comes from the coding sequence ATGGACCTGACCCGCCGGACCGGTCTGGGGCTGCTGGCGGCGTCGATCGCAGCGACGGCGGGCGGCGCTCCGGCGTGGGCCCAGGCGGCGCCGCGCATCGCCACGGGGACCTATCCCAGCGGGGGCGAGGACATCACCGTCGTGCTGTTCAGCCCGCCGACGGAAGGCCTACCGATGGCGGGCGCCGGGATCCTGCTGCTGCACGGCGGGGGCGGGGCGGCGCTGGAGATCCGGCGCTGGCTGGAGGACGCGACCCGGCTGGCGGCGCGGGGCTATACGGTGGCCTTCCCGGCCTGGTTCGGCGCCGATCCCGAGGGGCGGCGCGAGGGCCGCGGCGCGTTCCAGAGGCAGGCGGCGCTGGACGGCTTCAATTGGCTGGCGACCCAGCCCGGCGTGGACCCCGGGCGGATCGGCATCATCGGCTTCTCGCGCGGGGGCTTCATGGCCTGCGAACTGGCGGTGTCGGACGCCCCGGCCCGGGCCGTGGTGGCCATAGCGGCGGGCGGCCGGCGCGAGGTCGAGCAGATCCTGAGGAAGCCGCCGACCCTGCTGATCCTGGCCGACGGCGATCCGGTGGTCGAGCCGGGCGTGACCCGCAACTGGGAGCGGACGCTGCGCCGCGCCGGGGTCCATGTCGAGGTCGAGGTGCTGGACAGCGACCACCATGTGCCCGAACCCGCCGAGTGGCGCGGCATCTTCGACACCGCCCACCGCTTCCTGCGCGACGAGCTGAGGAGTGGGGCGTGA
- a CDS encoding pyridoxal-phosphate dependent enzyme, which yields MPIADAPTLSKPSGSLLDLIGKTPMVEVTRIDTGKCRLFLKLEAQNPGGSIKDRIALSMIEAAEKEGWLKPGGTIVEATAGNTGLALTLVGQNKGYKVLLVIPDKMSKEKIQHLRAMGADVRLTRSDVPHGHPDYYTDMAERLAQQIPGGYYVNQFANDANSAAHVKTTGPEIWEQLDHDVDAFVAGIGSGGTITGTAQFLKSVGSKAEIILADPVGSTLAGIVNEGVPGPEGSYTVEGIGQNFVPDTADMSLIDKAYSIPDAEAIAAVRELLLKEGILAGSSSGTLLATALRWCREQTEPKRCVTLVCDTGAKYLSKVYNDAWLADQGLGDDPIQGNLADLISRKYADGEVVVAGPTDSLDSAFKRMRSNDVSQLPVIQDGRLVGILDESDIVHIMNTDEITRKERFAKPVSEAMTRNLDTVQVNEPLDALIPLFDRDRVAIVLDGETFVGLIARVDLINHLSLNR from the coding sequence ATGCCGATCGCTGACGCGCCCACCCTCAGCAAGCCCTCCGGCTCCCTGCTGGACCTGATCGGCAAGACGCCGATGGTGGAGGTGACGCGGATCGACACGGGCAAGTGCCGCCTGTTCCTGAAGCTGGAGGCCCAGAACCCCGGCGGCTCGATCAAGGACCGCATCGCCCTGTCGATGATCGAGGCGGCCGAGAAGGAAGGCTGGCTCAAGCCCGGCGGCACGATCGTCGAGGCCACGGCGGGCAACACCGGCCTGGCCCTGACGCTGGTCGGTCAGAACAAGGGCTACAAGGTCCTGCTGGTCATCCCCGACAAGATGTCCAAGGAGAAGATCCAGCACCTGCGCGCCATGGGCGCCGACGTTCGGCTGACGCGGTCGGACGTGCCGCACGGCCATCCCGACTACTATACCGACATGGCCGAGCGCCTGGCCCAGCAGATCCCCGGCGGCTACTACGTCAACCAGTTCGCCAATGACGCCAACTCGGCCGCCCATGTGAAGACCACGGGGCCGGAGATATGGGAGCAGCTGGACCACGACGTCGACGCCTTCGTCGCCGGCATCGGCTCGGGCGGCACCATCACCGGCACGGCGCAGTTCCTGAAGAGCGTCGGCTCCAAGGCCGAGATCATCCTTGCCGACCCGGTCGGCTCGACCCTCGCGGGCATCGTCAACGAGGGCGTGCCGGGGCCGGAGGGCAGCTACACCGTCGAGGGCATCGGCCAGAACTTCGTGCCGGACACAGCCGACATGAGCCTGATCGACAAGGCCTATTCGATCCCGGACGCCGAGGCGATCGCGGCGGTGCGCGAGCTGCTGCTCAAGGAGGGCATTCTGGCGGGCTCGTCCTCGGGCACCCTGCTGGCCACGGCCCTGCGCTGGTGCCGCGAACAGACCGAGCCGAAGCGCTGCGTGACCCTGGTCTGCGACACGGGCGCCAAGTACCTGTCCAAGGTCTATAACGACGCCTGGCTGGCCGATCAGGGCCTCGGCGACGACCCGATCCAGGGCAACCTCGCCGACCTGATCAGCCGCAAATACGCCGACGGCGAGGTGGTCGTCGCCGGCCCGACAGACAGCCTCGACTCGGCCTTCAAGCGGATGCGCTCCAACGATGTGTCGCAGCTGCCGGTGATCCAGGACGGCCGTCTGGTCGGCATCCTTGACGAGAGCGACATCGTCCACATCATGAACACCGACGAGATCACCCGAAAGGAGCGGTTCGCCAAGCCGGTCTCCGAGGCCATGACCCGCAATCTGGACACGGTGCAGGTCAATGAGCCGCTGGACGCCCTGATCCCCCTGTTCGACCGTGACCGGGTGGCGATCGTGCTGGACGGCGAGACCTTCGTCGGCCTGATCGCCCGCGTCGACCTGATCAACCACCTGAGCCTGAACCGGTAG